The following coding sequences are from one Eptesicus fuscus isolate TK198812 chromosome 7, DD_ASM_mEF_20220401, whole genome shotgun sequence window:
- the MYF6 gene encoding myogenic factor 6 has protein sequence MMMDLFETGSYFFYLDGENVTLQPLEVAEGSPLYPGSDGTLSPCQDQMPPEAGSDSSGEEHVLAPPGLQPPHCPGQCLIWACKTCKRKSAPTDRRKAATLRERRRLKKINEAFEALKRRTVANPNQRLPKVEILRSAISYIERLQDLLHRLDQQEKMQELGVDPFNYRPKQENLEGADFLRTCSSQWPSVSDHSRGLAITAKEGGASMDSSASSSLRCLSSIVDSISSEERKLPCVEEVVEK, from the exons ATGATGATGGACCTTTTTGAAACTGGCTCCTATTTCTTTTACTTGGACGGGGAAAATGTTACCCTGCAGCCATTAGAAGTGGCAGAGGGCTCTCCTTTGTACCCAGGGAGCGATGGCACCCTATCCCCCTGCCAGGACCAAATGCCCCCGGAAGCTGGGAGCGACAGCAGCGGAGAGGAACACGTCCTGGCgcccccaggcctgcagcctcCCCACTGTCCGGGCCAATGCCTCATCTGGGCTTGTAAGACCTGCAAGAGAAAATCTGCCCCCACGGACAGACGGAAAGCCGCCACCCTGCGCGAGAGGAGGCGGCTAAAGAAAATCAACGAGGCCTTCGAGGCTCTGAAGCGCAGGACTGTGGCCAACCCCAACCAGAGGCTGCCCAAGGTGGAGATTCTGCGGAGCGCCATCAGCTACATTGAGCGGCTGCAGGACCTGCTGCACCGGCTGGATCAGCAGGAGAAAAtgcaggagctgggggtggacCCGTTTAACTACAGACCCAAACAAGAGAAT CTCGAGGGTGCGGATTTCCTGCGCACCTGCAGCTCCCAGTGGCCAAGTGTTTCGGATCATTCCAGGGGGCTCGCGATCACCGCCAAGGAAG GAGGGGCAAGCATGGATTCCTCGGCCTCCAGCAGCCTTCGGTGCCTTTCTTCCATCGTGGACAGTATTTCCTCGGAGGAGCGTAAACTCCCCTgcgtggaggaggtggtggagaagTAA